The following DNA comes from Eulemur rufifrons isolate Redbay chromosome 5, OSU_ERuf_1, whole genome shotgun sequence.
CTTGTGACCAACTGTCCCTTCCTTCCAGTGCCAGGACTACCGGGGCGGCGCGCTCACAGGGGACCTCTGCGAGGACCTGTGTGTGGCGGGAAAGCTGCTGTACCGGCGCTGCCTGTACTACGAGAGGGGCAAGAAGGTGCTGCAGGCCGACTGGCGTGGCCGGCCCGTCGTGCTCAAGTCCAAGAGCGCGGCCTTCTCCAGCTTCCAGCCCCTCGGCTTGCTggagggggagcaggaggagggcggCCCAGATGTCCCGGAGGCAGAACTCCTCCTGATGGTGGCCGGGCAGGTCAAGAGCGCCCTGGGCCTGGAGCTGCCCAACAGCAGCCTGGGGCCGCTGTGGCCGGGCCGGCGGGGCGCGCGCTGGCGGGGCCAGCTGGCCAGCGCGTGGGCCCTGCTGCAGCAGGAGGAGTACGTCTACTTCAGCCTGCTGCAGGACTTGAGTCGGCACGTCCTGCCCGTGCTGGGCTCCTGTGGCCACTTCTACGCGGTGGAGTACCTGGCCGCCGGCAGCCCCCACCACGGGGCTCTCTTTCCCCTGGATGAGGCCACGGGGCCCCTCTGgggtggccagggccaggccaAGGCTGTCAGTGACATCGCTCTCAGCTTCCTGGACATGGTGAACCATTTCCACAGCGACTTTTCCCACCGCCTCCACCTCTGCGACATCAAGCCCGAAAACTTTGCCATCAGGAGTGACCTCACAGTAAGTGGACGGGGCGGGCTGTGCACAGGTGCAGACAGgcgggtggtggcagtggcagctgcTGGCCTCGGGAAGCAGCCACTGCTCCTTCCTGCTGCCCCACACCCGCCACTCCCCCTCCTTCCCGTGCATGCAGAAAGAGCTCAGAGAACCTGCGTCTCGGGGGGGAATTGGAATAAAAGGAGCCCATCGCGGGGGCAGAGGGCCAGGCGAGGTCTGTCCTCCCTGAGGCCTGTTCTGGTTCCTTCAGAGCAGCCCAGTGGCTCCCTAGGCCCTCTCTGGAGGGTCTGTTTGCAGAGTGGGGAGAGCGACCTGTGGGAGCCGAGGACCCGCGGAGGAAGATGTGGGCGGGTGGCCCATGAGGGCTGTGTGCACAGTGGCGCAGTTTGGGGACACTGTTCTCAACTGCCCAGGCTCTGTGAcgatgtgtttctttttccagtgCTTTTTTTCCTGGAGAGGTTCTAGTTAGTTTCCATTCCGTGTGAAGTATTTCTAGAGGGACAAATGGAGTTTTTGTGCCTCCAACAAGGAGGAACCTGACCGAGTGGAACTATCTGGGCAGATGCATTTTTATCTCCCGCTCTGGGGCAATGCAGCCACGTGAGAAATATGACAAGTCaggaaaaaaagcagcaaaagGGCCTTCAGGGTTTTATTATGAGACAATCCCCTTCCTGTCCCCCCAGCTAGGCTAAAACTGACACGTGCAGGTGCCAGCAGGTGAGCGACCAGCTGAGCTCCAGTCCCCTCAGTGCGCTGGCTGTCCTGGGGACTGGCTTGAGGTGGGGCACACTCCTCATGGTCAGAACATAAAGGGACAAAGGGAAGGTGCCATTACTGCCAGCCACAGGCCTCTGTGGCAGGTGGCACAGAGCGGCACGGCCTTCCGAAAGCAGCCTGAAATCTAGAAAACTAAAGTTGCCCCCAGTGTAAGTCCCTTCTGTGGCCAAGCCTTTGTCCCCATGAAGGGCACCGTAGCATCTTGCCCTCACTGCTTTGTCCTGATGCCTTGTGCCTGGCTGCTGGGGGTGACTCAAAGTGTGGAAGGGAAAGAGCTGGGAGGTTCCAGAAAGTTCTTGGAGGTTCCAGGAGGGTCCACATGCTGTGTAGGGGGCTCAGGGGAAGCTTGGCCCTGCCCACAATACCCTGAGCTCCACACAGCCTCCCAGACACTGTCCAGAGTTGGAGGGGGCTGCCCATGGCAGGACCTGCCGAGATGAAATCGCTGTCCAGGCCAAGGCGTCCCTGCTTAGTGAGCAGGAGGATTACATCATGGATAGGTGCTGTCCACCTCAGGGACGTCCTGGGACGTGACCACGCTGAGGCCTTGGGGAAGGAAGACGTGGAGTGTCCACAGACAGCCACATGGCCTGGCTCAGCGGTGGGCCGGTTCTTGGCACTCGGTCACTCGTCCATTCATCCAGCTACGGAGGCTGGGAGAGTGGAGGGGATGGTGAGGACATCTGCTTTATGGAGGATGCTGAGCGGGCACCGTTGGACGTTTTAATCTATACATTTGTTGATAGTCTCGTGACTGGTTTGTGTGACCCACCTGAGCTGTGTGTCCAGCATTTGCACACGACAGGCACGGAAGAGTTGCTCAATGAAATGACTGTGCACCCTGACCTAGCCTCAGACTGTGTTCTGCAGGCTGGGCTGTCCCCGCAGCTCTTGCCTCTGCCCCAGCCGTGGCTTGGGTGGGGACGGGCACGAGACAGGACCATTCCCTTCTCCGGTCCTGCCAGTCCCCACCTTCCGGCAGACACTTAGATCTTTTACCTGAGATTTCACAACTTTGAAGAGAAAACCAGCAGTATCACCAGAGAACTTGCTaggaatgcaaattctcagaTCCTACCCCTACTCTGAAATCCCGGGTgggacccagcaatctgtgttttaaaacaaGCCTTCTAGGTGGTTGTGATGggtgctcaagtttgagaactggTGAGCTCAGGGACCCAGCAGGGGTGTCCTgcacttgagcccaggttgcCGTTGCCTTGGCTGAAGAAGGGGGCACCTTCCGGGTGCGGTGCAAGAACTGATGGTTCCAAGTCTTCATTCACCTGCAGGCCAGAGGCCCACGTGCAGGTCCTGAGAATTTATCCGATGGCTACAACTGAATCACCGGGAAATGTCATGACTTAGGCCCCAGAACTATTGCCAGCAAGGGGTCCTTCCGAACAGATGCAAGGCTCTCCTACTCCAGGGCCGCACTTTCCAGTGAAGAATGAAATAGTTCTCATTGATCCCTTTCTATTCTGATGCCAGAAGGAAGTTTGAAGAAGACGATGCAAGTTAGGTAATTCCATGCAGGAAGAATTTCATGATTCTCCTGCTATTAAGAAACATTATGCAAGTTTTGCTGTTTGTTTCGATCCTGTTCTGATTTTAGGTGCACAGCGTTAAGTTTACAAGAGCTGTAATCCACTCTAGGCCTTGCACTAAAAGTTAGAAAACAAATGTGGCTCTCCATGGGAGATGAGAGGGAAAccatcagaaatgagaaagagaagtTGCAAGCAGCTTAAATTCTAAATAGGGGCCTGGAGGGGGCTGGGAAGATTGCCAGAAActgtaggaagaaaagaagagtcTTGTAGCcccaataataaattataaaaacaatacatttgCTAGCATAGCCCTTGTTCATTTGTAATATGTTAACCAGAGTAAATAATGAAATCAGCTATTTATTTTGGCTAAATAATGAGTTAGGAAAGattgattaaaatgataaattctgTTTGCTGAATTAATAAGTAGGCAAAGCCCCTTAAGTAGGGAAAAGTTctatgttctttgttttcattattctccacatattttgaaataaattattttccctcCTGCTCTGTTTTACTAAATAATCCCCAAGAAACTTTATGGCCTTCGAGCATGAATCCTTCatgaaaaactaaaagcaaaaccCAAACCAGGGACTGTGCCTCCCACACTGCGCAGAACCGAGGAGGAAATTCACACCAGCAGACAGAGCCCTCTCTCGAAACGCCACCGcggggagaggccagggctgaCAGCTCCACGCTGACCTGTGGAGGCCTGTGAGATGCCACTGACGCCGTCAAACTCGTCACGTTTTCTAATAGCTCTTTAATACCTCGAAGCTACAAACAACCTCATTTGGGCAGGTTCCAGATTTTCTCAGGTTTGAGctcatctttttttgttgcatccagGTGGTGGAGGAAAATCTGCATAATTTAGAGGTCATTACTTTTCCGTGTTTGAAGTCTATCTGGTTTGAAGCCAGGAAGTTAAATCTGAAACTCCAAGTCCTCGTGCTGACAACTCGGGAGTTGGTCCTGTGGGATCAGGGTTCCTGCAACTCGGTCCCAATTCGAGAACTTAGGCTCTGCCATTCCCCACCCCACGCCCGTGGACTCAGGTAACACACACCATAGAGAGGGAACGAGAGCGCAGGTAGGCACAGCTCACCTCGTTTCCACCATCACCCCAACAGGCCTGCCACCCGGAGGTAGCATCCTTTTGTTGCTTGTATTCATGAGGATAGATTATTTGTATCTTACAGCTGTCATCATTCTGACCCTTGAAGGTCAGAGACCAAAGTGGAAAAGCAACAGAGGGAcatttttggccaggcatggggcctcaagcctgtaatctcaccactttgggtggccaaggtgggaggatcgcttgaggccatgagttcaagaccagcctgggtaatacgGAGAccttgtctgtacaaaaaaaaaaaaaattagccaggcatggtggcacgcacctgtagtcccagcaactcgggaggctgaggcaggaggatcgttgagCCACGagttcaagggtgcagtgagctgtgattgcaccactgcgctctagcctgggaaacacagtgagactctgtttcaaaaaacaaaaaagttttagaGATTCTATTTGTAAAGCTGAGAAAGTGTTTAAAGATGAAAAGTGATACTTGTGGTTAAGGTTCTTTTTGCCGCTAATGCCTTGCAGTGTCATCTGTGACAGTTGCTTGTGTAAAGGAAAATACATGTAATTACTTTTGGGGGAGAAAACTGCTCCCAGGGCGTAGCCAGGGCTTTTCCTCTTGGCTCGAGGGAGCTCTGTGATCCTGTGATCTGGGCAATGGCGCCCCCAACTCTGGGAAAAGGAGCCGCCAGCCAGGCTCCCTGTCCTCCCTGCTGAGCCCACGCGTGTCCCTGTGATAGCCGTGTGCTGTTTTGATTACAGGTGGTGGCTATTGATGTAGACATGGCCTTTTTTGAACCTAAAATGAGGGAAATCCTTGAGCAAAACTGCACGGGCGATGAGGACTGCAATTTCTttgactgtttttcaaagtgcgATTTGCGAGTCAACAAGTGTGGAGCTCAACGTGTCAACAGCAACCTGCAGGTAAGCACCTGCCACAGCCGGGCGCGGGGACAGGTCGTGTCCCCCCTGTCATTTCTGCCCCCAGCGATGGAAATGCCCCTAGCAGAGCCAAAGGCAACCTTTCCACGCCTGATATGTTCAATAATGGAAGGACAGTGGGGGACAGGATAGTCACTTGTTCTTTGTTGCCTATGGCATCTACATAATTTCAcgcacgtgcgcacacacacacacacacacacacacaacccagaGACCCACCCATCAAGGACAAGACCGAAAAGAGTGCAAAGCAGTCCTGAGGAACTGGTCGCTAGCGAGCTTGGGCAGACTCCGCAGCCCAGAGGGGCAACGCCAGTAGGTGGCCTGTGGCAGGAGAAGCCACGTCAGGGAGGTCGCGGCAGGTAGGGACCTGCCCAGCGCGGGGCATTCACATCAAGTCTGGCGGTACTGCAGTCCCAGTCCCGGGGTTGAGTTCCCCATCGGCAGGAAAACACCCCTCCTTTTTTGGCAGATGCTGTCCCTTGGCGCCCTCACCTGAGGCTCTCAGGTGGGGTGGATACACCTGGCCCACGGGTGCCGACTGTAACAGGAGGAGGCCCAAGGCGCTGCCAGGGGCCGGCAGTGTCCGCCCTCCGCCCCTGCCTGGCACCTGCCCTTGCTTAGCCTGGCTCTTGCCTGGCACTTTGCTGCTTTTTGCTTCTCCTATTCCCCCTGCTTCCCAGTGCAGCCGCCGCTGTCACCCGGCCTCTGTGCTCCGCAAACCCGGCAGGCCAGCGTGGCCCAGGGCAGACCTGACACGCAGATCAGAGCGGGGCGGCCAGAGGGGCACAGCATGGCGCTGCGGTGTCCCGTCATGGAGGACTGACTCTGGACACCTGCACAGCCCTGTGGTCCTCTGGTGGTTCCCGGCCAGGCCGAGCAAAAGCCCCGATTCTACCAGCCCAGAGTCTGCACAGACTTCCGGGCCAAGTTCCAGAGTCACAGGGGCTTCCCCTTTTAGGAAACTCCGAGCCATCAGAGGCGTCTCCATCCCAGCCTCTTCCGTGTGGTGTGCACTCACCTTGCTCGGTCCCTCCTGGAGGCAGTCTTCCGGAGTGGTGAGGACAGGATGATTTTCACTTAAGCGTCCACCGCCTTGCGATCCCACCCACAAAATGAGACCACATTTTGTGCAAACACCTGCCCTTTGCAACGTAACGCGAGTCCAAGGTTACGTCCCTCATATAGAAACGGGAGTTCTTACAGGTTCATTAAGAGGCAAGAGGAACACAAAGAAAATTGGCAAGAGAACAGGTGCCAAATACACAAGTGATGAAATCCAAATGGCCGAACAACTTGGAAAATTGTTTAATCTTACCATTCAAAGACACATTAAAATCCAatgataataaatttaatttacccATTGGGAATAGTCATTAAAATGCTATTAATTAACAGTTGAGACTTCAGGGAAATAGAGAAGTGCCTATATCATTTACATGATTGTAATTTATATATCTCTCTCGAGGGTATGTAGCAGTTAGAAATATTCATGCTCTTTAGCTGAGCAATTTTTTTGTGCACGTATCTAATTATTACCTTTGAATAAAGTCTTAGAAATGAAACTACACTTTatttaagaatatgaaaaaatatgaagcgttaagagaaaaaaatgcaggtTAGAAATCAGTATTTACAATATGATCCATTTTTGCCAAATAGTATATGACTGGAAAGGTAGATGCCAAAATGTCAAAAGCAATCATTCCTGGACAGCAGGATCACAGGTAACTTTCTCCATCCCTTGTACATTGtgtaaaatttctactttttgaacttaaaattttactaaaatatccCTACACTGCATAAATGAACAAGTCACTGGAATAGAATAAAGTATTTCGGAAACAGACTTAATGACACAGGGGCATTTAGTCTGCGATGACAGGGGCGTTTTAGGCCGGTGGGGGCAGCTGGTTGTGTGGTGGAGGCGGCTGCCGGGTGGGCACGACAGGGCACCTCCCTGCCTCACTCCAGGTTCCAGACACCGCAAATACATGtcaaaaacaaaatctttaaagTACCAGAAAAAAAACgggagaattttaaatattattcttgtGTAGGGAAGGCCTCTGTAAGTATGAAACAAAGCCGTAAGAGGAACCACTGGCAAATTTAATTGTCTTTCAGAAACAATTCACATTggcaaaaacaaaattacaaaaaaaaaaaaaatgcaaatttaaaagttaaatgagaaaatctgCAGAATGTGTACATTTCCCATTACAGACCAGGAGTGGAGAGGATGGGGGATTATCCCCGGCTGCCGAGCTCAAGCAAGTCCCCCCAGGACTGTCTTTGCCAAGGTTATACCCACTCCCCAGGGCAGCACCTGGGATGGgccagtggggaaggagggagggccaGACGCCAAGCCTGCCACCCCTTTGCCTCCATGAGCGATGACACTGCAGGCCTGTCCCATGGAGGGTGGTTCCCGAGGACATCCCTCAACCAATCCCTGCAAACCTCCATCTCTGAGTCTACCTCCTGGGGAACCACCCTGAAGCAGGGGGAACTGTCTTTAAGAtataaagagcatctacaaattaataaaaaaggcCAACAACCTGATAGAAATCCAGGCAAAATATATAAACTTGATCATTCATTGAAATGGAAACACAAATAGCTTCAAATACAAATGAACCCATTTTCACCCATCTGTTGGTAGAATGAGAGTCTGTGACACGTGTTGGTTGGGGCAGTGGAAGGACAGGCATTCTTGGACACCTTGCTGAGGGAGGGTATATTGGTACAACTTTTATGGGGTCAATTTAACAATATCTATCCAAACAAAAAGTGCATataccctttgacccagaaattcaaTTTCTAGAAATTTAGTGTCATGCCCAAAATGAAATGATGTATATATGCAAGATATTtactgcagcattgtttatatAGCAAAAGTTAGTAAACAACCCCAGTTTCCATTGGGGAACTGGTTAAAGAACTTACAGTACATCCACACATTTGAGATGTAGCCATTAAAACAAATGGAACATACTTATGAGAAATGATTTGGAGGGATCTCCCCAATATTTGGTTAAATGGGGATGGAATTTGtgtaaaatataaggaaatacaCGTATAGGCTTGTACAGGCATAGACTCCGTCGAGAAGGCCATTCACAGAAGCAGTCACCTTGCAGAGTGGATAACTGAGTGTCCAGGGTGAGTGGAGACTAAGATTACACTATATCCTTAAGGACATTTTAAATTGTGCACATGTGTTCTCTAtccaaaagagaaacaaaataatttgttttgtaaaGGAATCCTCGCCTTTGCAGGGATTGGGAAAAGCAAGTTGAAATTATTTGTCCTCTGTGAAACTAGCTCTGTACAATGGCGGCATTTGTTCAGTGAGTCTGACGCAAAGTGTGATGTAGAAAAGTAAAGCATTACTAATTACGCAGCGTCTAGGCCAGGTCTCCCACCCGGGGTGGGGAGTCGGGCACTGGGAAAGCTGTAAAACAAGTAACACGTTGAAACTGAGAATTTCAAGTGCTCTTCAGCAGCAGTGAATTTCACACCCTATTAGAATTATGAGAGAGTGGCTTAATTTTCACTTCTGCTCCTAGAATAAAATCCTTCAAAGGCTCCTAAAACAGCCGTATGCCTGCAGCCTTTCCCCTCCAATACACCTTCTTTTCATGAGCCTTCAAGTGCTGAAAGATCATAGCTCATCCATGCACACTGCTTCTCCCCGACATGCCACGTGACCCTCGGTGTAGCCTGGGTC
Coding sequences within:
- the DIPK1C gene encoding divergent protein kinase domain 1C isoform X1; translated protein: MARAASARGRARRRGRCGRCGQCALLACAAWTAGWVLAGALLLRAHPGVLSERCTDEKSRRILAALCQDYRGGALTGDLCEDLCVAGKLLYRRCLYYERGKKVLQADWRGRPVVLKSKSAAFSSFQPLGLLEGEQEEGGPDVPEAELLLMVAGQVKSALGLELPNSSLGPLWPGRRGARWRGQLASAWALLQQEEYVYFSLLQDLSRHVLPVLGSCGHFYAVEYLAAGSPHHGALFPLDEATGPLWGGQGQAKAVSDIALSFLDMVNHFHSDFSHRLHLCDIKPENFAIRSDLTVVAIDVDMAFFEPKMREILEQNCTGDEDCNFFDCFSKCDLRVNKCGAQRVNSNLQVICDKIFRHWFSSPLKSSAVSFPLQLQLREAVQECADSPRAAPSVFWKLRRLLQATQRELQGAEK
- the DIPK1C gene encoding divergent protein kinase domain 1C isoform X2, producing the protein MVAGQVKSALGLELPNSSLGPLWPGRRGARWRGQLASAWALLQQEEYVYFSLLQDLSRHVLPVLGSCGHFYAVEYLAAGSPHHGALFPLDEATGPLWGGQGQAKAVSDIALSFLDMVNHFHSDFSHRLHLCDIKPENFAIRSDLTVVAIDVDMAFFEPKMREILEQNCTGDEDCNFFDCFSKCDLRVNKCGAQRVNSNLQVICDKIFRHWFSSPLKSSAVSFPLQLQLREAVQECADSPRAAPSVFWKLRRLLQATQRELQGAEK